A DNA window from Rhineura floridana isolate rRhiFlo1 chromosome 11, rRhiFlo1.hap2, whole genome shotgun sequence contains the following coding sequences:
- the LOC133366129 gene encoding olfactory receptor 14A16-like: MANQSTPTEFILMGFSDEQDVQILHSVMFLFIYITALVGNVLIITAVALDHHLHSPMYFFLVNLAVIDICQISFTVPKSIAVSLTNNKLISFAGCVTQVFLIITFLGAEIAVLTVMAYDRYVAICHPLQYRLIMNWYACIQMAAVSWMSTVIHAVLETTMTFKLSFCGTNVIGQFFCNVPQLQKISCSDTKANEIVAYVIGITVNSFCFGFIFVSYGYIFSVVLRIPSVQGRYKAFSTCTPHLTVFSLFLVTVLFSYLRPKSLSSPTVDLVSAVLYTVLPPVLNPIIYSFRNKDIQHAVWIIPKNLKGLIA, encoded by the coding sequence atggCTAATCAATCTACTCCGACAGAGTTCATTCTGATGGGATTCTCCGATGAGCAGGATGTACAGATTTTGCATTCCGTGATGTTCCTCTTCATTTACATAACAGCCTTAGTGGGAAATGTCCTCATCATCACAGCTGTGGCCCTAGACCACCACCTTCACAGCCCCATGTACTTCTTTTTGGTTAACCTAGCAGTGATAGATATTTgccaaatctcttttactgttcCCAAGTCAATAGCCGTTTCTCTGACAAATAATAAACTGATTTCTTTTGCTGGATGTGTCACACAGGTTTTCTTAATTATCACATTTCTTGGTGCTGAGATTGCAGTGCTCACTGTCATGGCTTATGACCGTTACGTAGCAATCTGCCATCCTCTACAATATAGGCTAATCATGAACTGGTATGCATGCATCCAAATGGCAGCTGTTTCCTGGATGAGCACCGTGATTCATGCAGTCCTAGAAACCACTATGACATTTAAACTGAGCTTCTGTGGAACCAATGTGATTGGGCAGTTTTTCTGTAATGTGCCGCAGTTACAGAAGATTTCTTGCAGTGATACAAAAGCTAATGAAATTGTGGCTTATGTCATTGGGATCACAGTGAACTCATTTTGTTTTGGGTTCATCTTTGTTTCTTATGGCTACATCTTCTCAGTTGTGCTGAGGATTCCATCAGTTCAAGGCAGATACAAAGCTTTCTCTACCTGCACTCCGCACCTGACtgtcttttctttatttttggtCACAGTTTTGTTTTCATACCTGCGACCTAAATCACTTTCCTCCCCCACCGTTGACTTGGTTTCTGCtgtattgtatacagttttgccaCCAGTTCTGAATCCCATCATTTACAGCTTCAGAAACAAGGACATACAACATGCAGTGTGGATAATACCCAAAAATTTAAAAGGTCTTATTGCATAA